The Geminocystis sp. M7585_C2015_104 genome has a window encoding:
- a CDS encoding photosystem II D2 protein (photosystem q(a) protein), producing the protein VPVTGLWMSAIGVVGLAFNLRAYDFVSQELRAAEDPEFETFYTKNILLNEGLRAWMAAQDQPHEKFVFPEEVLPRGNAL; encoded by the coding sequence TTGTGCCGGTAACCGGCCTGTGGATGAGTGCTATCGGCGTGGTAGGATTGGCCTTTAACCTGCGCGCCTATGACTTCGTCTCCCAGGAGTTAAGGGCGGCAGAAGACCCCGAGTTTGAAACCTTCTACACCAAGAACATACTACTAAACGAAGGATTGCGCGCCTGGATGGCGGCCCAAGATCAACCTCACGAAAAATTCGTCTTCCCAGAAGAAGTACTGCCTCGTGGTAACGCCCTCTAA